From Diospyros lotus cultivar Yz01 chromosome 4, ASM1463336v1, whole genome shotgun sequence, a single genomic window includes:
- the LOC127800038 gene encoding sulfate transporter 3.1-like produces the protein MGKDFEATRHRVPVPPSKPFFSSLKSSLKKTLFPDDPFRQFKNQPPSRRLVLGLQYFVPILEWAPRYTFEFFKADVVAGITIASLAVPQGISYANLANLPPIMGIYSSFVPPLVYAMLGSSRDLAVGTLAVPSLLITSMIGKEVNPIQNPKLYLQLALTATFFAGVFQALLGFLRLGLVVDFLSHATIVGFMGGAATVVCLQQVKGILGLSHFTHATDLVSVLQSVFSQIHQWRWESGVLGCCFLFFLLLTRYFSKRKGAFFWINAMAPLVSVVLGSLLVYLTHAEKRGVQVIGHLKKGLNPPSLSELAFGSQYLTTAIKTGVIIGAISLAEGIAVGRSFAMFKNYHIDGNKEMIALGMMNIAGSCTSCYLTAGPFSRTAVNFNAGCKTAVSNIVMATAVMITLLFLTPLFHYTPLVVLSSIIVAAMLGLIDYQAAFHLWKVDKFDFVVCISSYLGVTLGSVEIGLVIAVLLSLLRVLLFVARPRTCVLGKIPNSLTYRSMDQYPIANNVPGILILRIDAPVYFANASYLRERIVRWIDEEEDRLKSLGEMGLQYVVLDMSSVGSIDTSGISMLEEANRNIETRGLKLVLANPGSEVMKKLDKSKFLEAVGHEWIFPAVGEAVEACNFMLHSSKLDHKTVQSQLQASDDNV, from the exons ATGGGGAAGGACTTTGAAGCGACCAGGCACCGGGTCCCCGTTCCTCCGTCAAAGCCCTTCTTCAGCTCTCTGAAGTCGTCTCTCAAAAAGACCTTATTCCCGGACGACCCTTTCCGCCAGTTCAAGAACCAGCCGCCGTCCCGGAGACTAGTACTGGGATTGCAATACTTCGTTCCCATCCTCGAATGGGCTCCTCGTTACACCTTCGAGTTCTTCAAGGCCGACGTTGTCGCCGGAATCACCATTGCCAGCCTCGCCGTTCCCCAGGGCATCAGCTACGCCAATTTGGCCAACCTGCCACCCATTATGGGCATCT ATTCGAGCTTCGTGCCTCCATTGGTGTACGCCATGCTGGGAAGTTCGAGAGATTTAGCGGTAGGCACCTTGGCTGTGCCGTCGCTGCTGATAACGTCCATGATAGGGAAGGAGGTTAATCCCATTCAGAACCCTAAACTCTACCTTCAGTTGGCTCTCACTGCAACTTTCTTCGCCGGAGTCTTTCAAGCTCTTTTGGGTTTCTTAAG GCTTGGGTTGGTGGTGGACTTTCTGTCGCATGCAACAATAGTGGGATTCATGGGTGGCGCCGCCACGGTGGTGTGCCTGCAACAGGTGAAAGGAATTCTTGGGCTGTCTCACTTCACTCATGCCACCGATCTTGTCTCCGTCCTGCAATCCGTCTTTAGCCAGATCCACCAG TGGAGATGGGAAAGTGGGGTTCTGGGCTGttgcttccttttctttctgCTTCTCACCCGATATTTT AGCAAGAGAAAGGGAGCCTTCTTTTGGATAAATGCAATGGCTCCGCTGGTATCCGTCGTACTGGGTAGCCTTCTTGTTTACCTCACCCACGCTGAAAAACGTGGCGTTCAAGTG ATTGGGCATCTTAAGAAGGGCTTGAACCCACCTTCACTCTCTGAATTGGCATTTGGATCACAGTATCTAACCACAGCCATTAAAACTGGAGTTATCATTGGTGCCATTTCTCTTGCT gaaggaataGCAGTGGGAAGAAGCTTCGCCATGTTTAAGAATTACCACATCGATGGGAACAAAGAGATGATTGCCTTGGGAATGATGAATATTGCAGGCTCTTGCACTTCATGCTACTTGACCGC AGGGCCATTTTCCAGGACGGCAGTGAACTTCAACGCGGGATGTAAGACAGCAGTGTCTAACATTGTGATGGCCACAGCAGTCATGATCACACTGCTATTTCTCACGCCATTGTTCCACTACACTCCCCTTGTGGTCCTCTCCTCTATCATAGTCGCCGCCATGCTCGGCCTCATTGACTACCAGGCCGCCTTCCACCTCTGGAAGGTCGACAAATTCGACTTTGTCGTCTGCATTAGTTCATATTTGGGTGTTACCCTTGGCAGTGTTGAAATAGGCCTAGTTATTGCGGTTTTACTGTCTCTGCTTCGGGTGCTGCTATTCGTGGCAAGGCCTAGGACTTGTGTTCTTGGCAAGATTCCCAATTCCTTGACGTACAGAAGCATGGATCAATACCCAATTGCAAACAATGTCCCTGGAATTCTAATTCTTCGGATTGATGCTCCAGTTTACTTTGCCAATGCAAGCTACTTAAGAGAGAG GATCGTAAGATGGATTGATGAGGAGGAAGACAGGCTTAAGTCTCTGGGAGAGATGGGACTGCAATATGTAGTACTAGACATGAGTT CTGTAGGTAGCATTGATACAAGTGGAATAAGCATGCTTGAAGAGGCCAATAGAAACATTGAAACAAGGGGTCTCAAG CTGGTATTAGCAAATCCTGGAAGTGAGGTGATGAAGAAGCTGGACAAGTCCAAGTTTCTGGAAGCAGTGGGGCATGAATGGATCTTTCCAGCAGTTGGGGAGGCTGTGGAAGCATGCAACTTCATGCTTCACTCATCCAAGCTAGACCATAAGACTGTTCAATCCCAGCTGCAGGCTTCAGATGACAATGTATGA
- the LOC127800059 gene encoding probable E3 ubiquitin-protein ligase RHY1A → MAGVLPGVEMPRRMRARTSDCHRLPPDHSHRHHSSYGSWLEPSTATDATMDGAALRARQRLEEKLGHFRPTSRDRGDDVRGSRAKESQFSRKLLPLGLRGWQSNPSKSKGQLCAVCLEDFGAKPQQEVMNLPCSQKYHSKCLLPWLAAHPNCPSCRTPVSSS, encoded by the exons ATGGCCGGAGTGCTGCCCGGAGTTGAGATGCCCCGCCGGATGAGGGCTAGGACCTCCGATTGCCACCGCCTTCCTCCTGACCACAGCCACCGCCACCACTCTTCTTACGGGTCCTGGCTCGAACCATCCACGGCCACCGACGCCACCATGGATGGAGCTGCTCTGAGAGCCCGCCAAAGGCTGGAAGAGAAACTTGGCCACTTCCGCCCCACTTCaag AGATCGAGGGGATGACGTCAGAGGCAGCAGAGCAAAAGAGAGTCAATTTTCAAGAAAACTACTGCCGCTGGGGCTCAGAGGATGGCAGAGCAACCCAAGCAAATCAAAAGGGCAGCTTTGTGCAGTGTGCTTGGAAGATTTTGGGGCAAAGCCACAGCAAGAAGTGATGAATCTGCCATGCTCACAAAAGTACCACTCCAAATGCCTTCTCCCATGGCTGGCCGCTCACCCAAATTGCCCCAGCTGTAGAACCCCCGTCTCGTCTTCCTAG